The Malus domestica chromosome 10, GDT2T_hap1 nucleotide sequence TCTATGTATTTGCatcaaccctttttttttcctcaaaaaataaataatattaaagttGAATTGAAATGTTTACATCAGACGCCAGAGTGTTAAACAGCCACTCCGGTTCAAACCCAACCCAAATATGTGAACTCCCCACACGCATGACATAAGAAGCCACTTGATGTGCGACCCTATTACAGGCACGAGGAGTAAATAGAAACTCTACTAACCACATTTGTTAGCGTAAAGCTTTAATATCCCAAAGAATACCTTCCAAAGCCGCGTCCGTAAGTAAATCCCCCTTAATCATATCCACCAAAACCTTCGAGTCCGTCTCTACCTGAACGATCTCAACACCCAACTCCACACAAGCCAACATAGCCATTATCACTGCTTCCGCTTCCGCCATCAAACTAGATCCACATAATAAATTTCCCATACCACCACCAGCTTGGAATATCCCCGCAAAGTCCCTAACAACCCACCCACAACCTCCCACACTTGTCTGGTTACACCAAGCCCCATCACAATTTACCTTCATAGTACGAAAAGGTGGTTTCAACCAACAAACCTGAACCTCCCTGGCAGGTCACTGCTTAGCCCTAGGCTGCTGTACTGTCTTCCCACCACTATCAGCAATCTCCCGCACCTGCTGACTAAGAAGCTCCAAAGCAGCACACGGGGGTATTAAGATCCCCTCAAACACAACACTATTTCTACACTTCCAAATCCTCCACAAACCACAACTAACCCACCTAATAAAATGTCCCGCATCCTGGAGGTCTCCAAATTTGTTACACAAGCTTTTCCAATACTCCAAAAAATCTCCACCCTCCATTGTTATAACATCTAACTGAAGCGGGGAACCAAACCAAAATACCCTCGCAAACGGACATCGAAAAAATAAATGTACCTGTGTTTCCACCTTTTCATTACATAATGGACATCCGATGTCTATCTGAATCCCCCGTCTTCTTAAATTATTACGTACGACAAGGATATTTCTACATCCCCTCCAAATAAAATGACAAAGCTTGGGGGGAACGCCCAACCGCCACAAATT carries:
- the LOC139188668 gene encoding uncharacterized protein, with amino-acid sequence MEGGDFLEYWKSLCNKFGDLQDAGHFIRWVSCGLWRIWKCRNSVVFEGILIPPCAALELLSQQVREIADSGGKTVNCDGAWCNQTSVGGCGWVVRDFAGIFQAGGGMGNLLCGSSLMAEAEAVIMAMLACVELGVEIVQVETDSKVLVDMIKGDLLTDAALEGILWDIKALR